The genome window CTCGCCGAGGGCACCGGACTGCGGGCGGACACCGTCGACGTGGTCGCGGACGCCCTGTCCGGGCTGTCGGCCGGGGCGCCGCTGCGTGCCATCGTCGTCGCCGTCGGCGATGTCACCGTGCAGAGCCTGGAGGGCGCGGCCGTCCGCCCGGCCACCGCCAAGGCGGGCCCCATCTTCGACGCCCTGGCCGTGGCGCTCCCGCCGGGTGTGCCCGTCCATGTCGAGAACAACGTGAACTGCGCCGCCCTGGCCGAGCTGCACGAGGGTGCCGCCCGGGGCCGGGACACCTTCGGCTATCTGCGGATCGGCGTCGGTATCGGTCTCGGTGTGGTGATCGGCGGCCAGGTGCTGCGCGGCGCGAACGGCGCCGCCGGTGAGGTGGCCCGGCTGCCCTACCCGTGGGACGCGGACCGGGAACCCCGCCACGAGGGCCTGGAGGCCCACATAGGGGCGGGTTCCCTGCTGCGCCGGGCGGCGGACGCCTGGCGGGGCGTGGACGACCCGTGCCCGGACACCGTCGACGGGCTGTTCGCGCTGGCCGACGCCGGACACACCACCGCCCTCGCCGTCGTCGGCCGCCACGCCGCCGACGTGGGCAGACTCGCCGCCGCGGCCACGGCGGTCCTGGACCCCGGCCTGATCGTGCTGGGCGGCGCCGTCGGCTCCAAGCCCCGGCTGCTGCCCGGCGTACGGGCCGAGCTGGCCCGGCTGAGCTGGCCCACCGAGGTCGTGAGCAGCGCGCTCGGCGACAGTGGCACCGTCGTCGGGGCCAGTCGGCTGGCCGTGGCGCGGGGAATCCAAACCGTGACCGGAGGGGCGGCGATGAAGCATTGACGGACTCCACCGGCATCTGCCAATGTCCGGACAAGCGCTTTCTAAGTCGGCCGGGACGCCGGCTTGGGGCGAGCCTCCCGCCCGTACTCGACGTACGGCAACCGCACGAGGGCGTGCCCGTGCGGTGACGGCCAGAAGGCCGGGGATCCCGCCCCGCGTGGACGACGCGGCCGGGCGAGGCCGTGCCCCCCGGAAAGCAGCTTTCCTGCAAAATGCACCCGTGCCGCCTCGGTCGGCGCGCCGTGCTCTGTCCCCTACCGAAAAAAAGGGATCGAAGATGACCACTGTGGGTGTGCGGCGCTCAAGCCGACTCGGCCGCGGCGGTATGCGCCGCCTGGTTCCCCTCGCCGCCGGTGTCTCGGCGGCGGCCCTGCTGCTCTCCGCCTGCGGAGGAGGGGAATCCGACTCGGGCGGTACCTCCAAGTCGCTGACGTTCTGGATCTCCACGGTTCCGGGGCAGGACGCGGGCTGGAAGAAGATGGTGGCGCAGTACGAGAAGGAAACCGGCGTCAAGGTCAAGCTGGTCAACATCCCGTACGACGGCTACGCGACGAAGCTGCGCAACTCCGCGCAGGCGAACTCGCTGCCCGACGTGGCGGCCGTGCCGGCGCTCGACCCGATCTGGTCGAACAAGCTGATCGACCTCAGCGACATCGCCAACAACAAGACGAACAAGATCAACGCCAACTTCGTCGCCAAGGACTCCTCCGGGAAGGTGCTGTCCATCCCCTCGGACGTCACCGCGTCCGGCATGTTCATCAACAAGTCCCTCTTCGAGAAGGCCGGTGTCGACTACCCGACCTCGCCCGACAAGACCTGGACCTGGGACGAGTTCATCAAGGCGGCGAACGAGGTCCGGGAGAAGACCGACGCCAAGTACTCCCTGACCTTCGACCAGTCGCCGTCCCGGCTGCGCGCCATGGTGTACGAGATGGGCGGCAAGTACGTCCACCGCACTGACGACTCCGGCAAGTTCTCGGTGGACGACGCGACCAAGAAGGCCGTGAAGACCTTCGTCGGCTGGAACGACGACAAGACCATGCCGAAGTCGGTGTGGACGAGC of Streptomyces phaeolivaceus contains these proteins:
- a CDS encoding ROK family protein, whose protein sequence is MQLSESARAVFAVLAASSTATRPQLATGARLSKPTVSSAVAELEAAGLAARSGTLNGGTGRSAAVYDLGLAAGAVLAVDLGPSVTRVRVCALDGTLLAEGTGLRADTVDVVADALSGLSAGAPLRAIVVAVGDVTVQSLEGAAVRPATAKAGPIFDALAVALPPGVPVHVENNVNCAALAELHEGAARGRDTFGYLRIGVGIGLGVVIGGQVLRGANGAAGEVARLPYPWDADREPRHEGLEAHIGAGSLLRRAADAWRGVDDPCPDTVDGLFALADAGHTTALAVVGRHAADVGRLAAAATAVLDPGLIVLGGAVGSKPRLLPGVRAELARLSWPTEVVSSALGDSGTVVGASRLAVARGIQTVTGGAAMKH
- a CDS encoding ABC transporter substrate-binding protein, whose translation is MTTVGVRRSSRLGRGGMRRLVPLAAGVSAAALLLSACGGGESDSGGTSKSLTFWISTVPGQDAGWKKMVAQYEKETGVKVKLVNIPYDGYATKLRNSAQANSLPDVAAVPALDPIWSNKLIDLSDIANNKTNKINANFVAKDSSGKVLSIPSDVTASGMFINKSLFEKAGVDYPTSPDKTWTWDEFIKAANEVREKTDAKYSLTFDQSPSRLRAMVYEMGGKYVHRTDDSGKFSVDDATKKAVKTFVGWNDDKTMPKSVWTSGADPSAMFQSGDVVAYWSGVWQVAAYAESITKFDWASVPTPAQPVQASDVNSGGMTVGFNNNADAAAAAKKFLSWLYEPDHYKTLCEASGFLPVESGLNPEYPFKSEAAQAAFKLYNESIPLYDPISGYFNSAQTNWVLKGKSLADDPTKAELGKAINGEQSSDKALQNIVDGYNTQVGG